One part of the Rutidosis leptorrhynchoides isolate AG116_Rl617_1_P2 chromosome 1, CSIRO_AGI_Rlap_v1, whole genome shotgun sequence genome encodes these proteins:
- the LOC139852123 gene encoding G-type lectin S-receptor-like serine/threonine-protein kinase At4g27290, whose product MDTTIPIFIFFNLLLVSVNAVDTIAINQTIRDGQTIVSAQETFELGFFSLGNTTEDRYLGIRYNRLATGTVAWIANRDTPIINNSGELTLHHDGVLVLRDSTTNTIIWSSNSSPKTGNLVGKLLDNGNFMVFNEENGPDNYIWQTFDHAVNTFLPGVRFGRDLKRGVVRNVTSWKSVDNPSEGPFMVYWEFSGYPQVFQKNGDVIQFRLGIWNGLGFTGMPASMKPNPIFKLQYVSNEIETYSYFDLIDPSVLSRMTLSPSGDMSWWNWINRTQGWVLFLSPTVDNCVRYGLCGVYGSCDIEQSPSCGCLKGFIPKKPDQWGVSDWTSGCRREIALDCVAGDGFRKYSNVKLPDTRQSWFDRNMTLEQCEMKCRNECNCTAYTTLDIKDNIGCLLWYDELIDMRLFTNGQDIYIRMAAAEIAKDKKVSNKKVRVTVIIIPIAVGLAILLVLCVLTIKMKRMRKPKQVPVSHDPVKQKDIIDLPLFSLSQLVVATDNFSFRNKLGEGGFGPVYKGFLEDGQEIAVKRLSTNSTQGVEEFKNEVLFISKLQHRNLVRTIGFCVEGQERMLIYEYMPNKGLDLFIFDESTESERLNWSQRYYIINGIARGLLYLHQDSRLRIIHRDLKAANILLDHDMNPKISDFGLARSFGGNETETNTKRVVGTYGYMSPEYAGDGIFSVKSDVFSFGVLVLEIVSGKKNRGFIHADHCHNLLGHAWRLQKEGKSLELVDASLFETDDIHQVVLAIHVGLLCVQRNPGDRPNMSTVVMMLSSDGQLPEPNPPGFYTEGDRFGPVNFSSIRSNGSNNEVTITCLSPR is encoded by the exons ATGGATACCACAATCCCTATATTCATATTTTTCAATTTACTACTAGTTTCTGTCAATGCTGTTGACACAATAGCTATAAATCAAACCATAAGAGATGGTCAAACCATTGTTTCGGCCCAAGAAACATTCGAGCTCGGGTTCTTTAGCCTAGGCAACACAACCGAAGATCGATACTTAGGCATACGTTACAACCGGCTAGCCACAGGCACGGTTGCCTGGATCGCGAATCGAGACACACCAATCATAAACAATTCTGGTGAGTTAACTCTTCATCATGATGGAGTTTTAGTTCTTCGTGACTCGACCACCAATACAATCATTTGGTCATCAAATTCTTCACCAAAAACCGGAAACCTGGTGGGTAAATTGCTAGACAATGGGAATTTTATGGTGTTTAACGAAGAAAATGGGCCGGATAACTACATTTGGCAGACATTTGATCATGCTGTAAACACGTTTCTTCCGGGAGTTAGATTCGGGAGGGATTTAAAAAGGGGTGTCGTTAGAAACGTTACGTCATGGAAAAGCGTTGATAATCCGTCTGAGGGCCCGTTTATGGTGTATTGGGAGTTTAGTGGGTACCCACAAGTATTTCAAAAAAATGGTGATGTGATTCAGTTTAGGCTTGGAATTTGGAATGGTCTTGGGTTTACAGGGATGCCTGCAAGTATGAAGCCAAATCCGATTTTCAAATTGCAGTACGTTTCAAATGAAATAGAGACCTACTCGTATTTTGATTTAATTGACCCATCTGTTCTTAGTAGAATGACGTTAAGTCCATCGGGGGATATGAGTTGGTGGAATTGGATTAATAGAACTCAAGGTTGGGTTCTGTTTTTGTCCCCAACGGTTGATAATTGTGTTCGATATGGGTTGTGTGGTGTTTATGGAAGTTGCGATATCGAACAATCGCCATCTTGTGGGTGTTTGAAAGGATTTATTCCTAAAAAACCTGACCAATGGGGTGTTTCTGATTGGACAAGTGGATGTCGAAGGGAAATCGCGCTGGATTGTGTTGCTGGAGATGGGTTTCGAAAGTATTCGAATGTGAAATTACCAGATACTCGACAATCATGGTTTGATAGGAATATGACATTGGAGCAATGTGAGATGAAATGTAGAAATGAGTGTAATTGCACGGCTTATACGACTTTGGATATTAAAGATAATATCGGTTGTTTGTTATGGTATGATGAATTAATCGATATGAGGTTGTTTACAAATGGGCAAGATATATATATAAGGATGGCCGCCGCAGAAATAG CAAAAGATAAGAAGGTTTCGAACAAGAAGGTACGGGTCACTGTCATTATTATTCCTATAGCAGTGGGTTTAGCTATTTTACTAGTACTATGCGTGTTGACGATCAAGATGAAAAGAATGCGAAAGCCGAAGCAGGTACCAG TATCACATGATCCAGTTAAGCAAAAAGACATTATTGATCTACCATTGTTTAGTTTGTCACAGTTGGTCGTTGCGACAGACAACTTCTCATTTAGAAATAAGCTTGGGGAGGGAGGTTTTGGACCAGTTTATAAA GGATTTTTAGAGGACGGGCAAGAAATTGCCGTGAAGCGGCTCTCGACTAATTCTACACAAGGAGTTGAAGAATTCAAAAATGAGGTTTTGTTCATATCGAAGCTTCAACATCGTAATCTAGTCAGAACTATAGGATTTTGCGTCGAAGGGCAAGAAAGGATGTTAATCTACGAGTACATGCCTAACAAAGGCCTCGACTTGTTTATATTTG ATGAAAGTACTGAAAGTGAAAGACTTAACTGGTCACAACGTTACTATATTATTAATGGTATCGCTCGGGGTCTACTTTATCTTCATCAAGATTCTCGACTAAGAATCATCCATAGAGACCTCAAAGCCGCCAACATTTTGTTAGATCATGACATGAATCCTAAGATATCTGACTTTGGTCTTGCAAGAAGCTTCGGAGGAAATGAAACCGAAACAAATACCAAAAGAGTGGTCGGAACATA CGGATACATGTCTCCTGAGTATGCTGGAGACGGAATCTTTTCAGTAAAATCAGATGTATTCAGCTTCGGTGTTTTAGTACTCGAGATAGTAAGCGGGAAGAAAAACAGAGGATTCATTCATGCAGATCATTGTCACAACCTTCTTGGACAT GCATGGAGACTTCAAAAAGAAGGGAAAAGTTTGGAACTTGTTGATGCATCTTTATTTGAGACAGACGATATACATCAGGTGGTGTTAGCAATCCATGTGGGCTTGTTATGTGTTCAACGAAACCCGGGAGATAGACCCAATATGTCTACAGTTGTTATGATGTTAAGTAGTGATGGTCAGTTGCCAGAACCGAACCCACCTGGTTTTTATACAGAAGGTGATAGATTTGGACCTGTGAATTTTTCTAGCATACGTTCAAATGGCTCGAACAATGAAGTCACGATTACATGTTTAAGTCCTAGATGA